In the Butyricicoccus intestinisimiae genome, TGGTGGTACGGCCTGCCTGACCGCCGTTGTAATACGTCGTGGTCGAGCCCAGTACATCTCGGAACAGCAACGGCTCCAGATCTGCCTTGGTGACCTCTGCCTTGGTCAGTTCAACCGGAATGCTGTAGCTCTGCTGGCTCGCATCGCCGATAGCGGAAGAAATGGCACTTTCTTCTACCTTTACGCCGTCAACCGCTTCTTCAATGGTCTTGCCGTCTTTCTTGTTGACGGTTGCGTTCTTTGCCTCTGTGTTGACATCCTTGGCAATGGCAGCCGCATCCGGCTTATCCTGATCCTTCTCATAGGTTTCAATGGTGTACGGCTCAAGCTCTACGCTTTGCGCCTGTGCCGAAATGTCCTTGACCACCTTGCTCTTGTCAAACTCATTGCCCTGCTTGCCGGTGTCCACAATCAGCTTCTTCGCGTCCTTGTCCACCTTCCAGCTCGGCTGGGTCGGTTCATACGCCAGATCTTCCGCGATTTTATCTACCTGCTTCTCCACTGCGCCGTCCTTCAGCGTAGCGTTCAGTGAAATATCCCGTCCGCCAAACAGGCAGCCCAGTACGGTAGAAACGCGCTGGAAATATCCGCCCTCACGGCCCATCTGATATGCCTGCTGTGCCGAGGTCTGCGCATCAACGGATTTCGCAACGTCAGACAGCTTGATCTCGTAGGTCTTTTCCTCTCCGCTGACGGTATCCTTGCCGCTCAGCTCGATGCTCTGCTCCAGCACGCCGTTCTGTACATCGCTGGAAATATAGCTTGCAGCTTGTTCCTGCGTCATGCCGCTGAGCTTGTATTCGTCTGCGACCTTTACGCCCGGAAAAATCTTGCCGTATGTATAGGTATATACGCTCAGCGCAACGACTGCAACGACAACAACACCCGCGATGACAGCGGCAATGCGCTTGCCCATGCCGCCGCCGGATTTTCTCTCCGCGCGCGGCTTTTTGCCGTTTCCGGAGCCGCCGTCGGTCTGTGCAATCGGCTCGAACGGCTGGGTTTCCTCCTGCGCTGCACGGCGCGGGGGTTCCTTCGGCTGCTCTGCCTCGTCATCAATTTTTACTGCTGCAATCTTCATCGTTTTGTCGTCCGATGCATCTGCTGCAGCTTCCGGCTCCTCCGGTGCGGCTGTTTCCGGCTCTACAACATCGCCGCCGGTTACATTGACCGGAATTGCCGTTTCCCAATTGCCGTCCTTTGTCTTTTTCTTCATCTCAAAGGCCGCTGCATTGTCTGCGTCCTCTTTGCTGACGATGGGAAAACCCTTGGTGCTTTCTCCTACACCGTTCTGTTCTGGAGTTGCCCCAGACTGCTTCTTATCATCCATGCAGTTTTATAACCTCCTGCCTATCTTTTCAATCAATCTTTCCCGCATACGAAATCATTTCCGTTTCCGGCGCACGGCCGGACTATGAACCTATCATAGTGCATTGCACAGCAAAATGCAATTACAATTCCGAAACAATTCCATGTCGTTTTGATTACTTTTGGATAGCGGCGAG is a window encoding:
- a CDS encoding VanW family protein encodes the protein MDDKKQSGATPEQNGVGESTKGFPIVSKEDADNAAAFEMKKKTKDGNWETAIPVNVTGGDVVEPETAAPEEPEAAADASDDKTMKIAAVKIDDEAEQPKEPPRRAAQEETQPFEPIAQTDGGSGNGKKPRAERKSGGGMGKRIAAVIAGVVVVAVVALSVYTYTYGKIFPGVKVADEYKLSGMTQEQAASYISSDVQNGVLEQSIELSGKDTVSGEEKTYEIKLSDVAKSVDAQTSAQQAYQMGREGGYFQRVSTVLGCLFGGRDISLNATLKDGAVEKQVDKIAEDLAYEPTQPSWKVDKDAKKLIVDTGKQGNEFDKSKVVKDISAQAQSVELEPYTIETYEKDQDKPDAAAIAKDVNTEAKNATVNKKDGKTIEEAVDGVKVEESAISSAIGDASQQSYSIPVELTKAEVTKADLEPLLFRDVLGSTTTYYNGGQAGRTTNVRLACNSIDGTILNPGEEFSYNDIVGERTASRGYRSAIIFSNGSEVDGLGGGVCQVSSTVYMAVLRADLKVTERYNHQFQISYTPISQDAAVYWGSKDFKFVNDTPYPIKVVASSGGGTLTVKLYGTKTSDKTISFSSKSYTSGKYKYASLYKTVTENGKTTTTKVNSSAYLLNKK